A single region of the Methylocystis echinoides genome encodes:
- a CDS encoding 3-hydroxyacyl-CoA dehydrogenase NAD-binding domain-containing protein, with protein MNLVNFLFETGADGVALLTWDMPDRSMNVITPEVISDLDQAVETIVADPAVKGCVITSGKSAFSGGADLSMLQTGAAEYAKALKEKGEDAANVLFFENSRRLSLLYRKLETCGKPFAVAIHGVCLGGSFELALACHYRVMADDEKTKVGLPEIKVGLFPGAGGTQRVARIMQTGDALQFLFRGDQVKPKAALGAKLVHEIAPRAEIVDRARAWIVKGGKAQAPWDAKDFKNPSGKVFSPAGMMVWPAANAIYRRETYDNYPAAKAILHSVYEGLQLPMDQALTVESRWFAHILRSKEAAAMIRSLFLSKNELEKGAHRPADVPPTTLKKIGVLGAGFMGAGVSYVSALNGIDVVLLDRDQESADRGKATIDALISASVAKGRATPADKEALLARVTATADYAALAGCDLVLEAVFEDRTVKAEATARAQAVVGADVIFASNTSTLPITSLAETSMKPENFIGIHFFSPVEKMLLVEVIMGEKTGDRALATALDFIRIIKKTPIVVNDTRGFYANRCVLNYVREGQIMLTEGVPPAMIENVARMAGMPVGPLSLNDEVALDLGWKILNAAKKDLGDKAIDPRQERVLRFMVEENGRFGRKNGKGFYDYHADRSKSLWPGLAALAEATLDPDTIDVTELKQRFLVVQAVEAARTMAEGVVTDPREADVGSILGFGFAPFTGGTISFIDGMGAKAFVALCDALAAKYGPRFDPPQLLRDMAAKGETFYGRFLPQKKAA; from the coding sequence ATGAACCTCGTTAATTTCCTCTTCGAGACCGGCGCCGATGGTGTTGCGCTCCTTACATGGGACATGCCCGACCGCTCGATGAACGTCATCACCCCCGAGGTGATCAGCGACCTCGACCAGGCTGTCGAAACCATTGTCGCCGATCCGGCCGTGAAGGGCTGCGTGATCACGTCCGGCAAGAGCGCCTTCTCTGGCGGCGCCGATCTCTCCATGCTGCAGACCGGCGCGGCGGAATACGCCAAGGCCCTCAAGGAAAAGGGCGAGGACGCCGCCAATGTTCTCTTCTTCGAGAACTCACGCCGCCTCTCGCTGCTCTATCGCAAGCTGGAGACCTGCGGCAAACCCTTCGCGGTGGCGATTCACGGCGTCTGCCTCGGCGGCTCGTTTGAACTCGCGCTCGCCTGCCATTATCGCGTCATGGCGGATGATGAGAAAACCAAGGTCGGCCTGCCGGAAATCAAGGTCGGGCTGTTCCCCGGCGCCGGCGGCACGCAGCGCGTCGCGCGCATCATGCAGACCGGCGACGCGTTGCAGTTCCTGTTCCGGGGCGATCAGGTGAAGCCGAAGGCGGCGCTCGGCGCGAAGCTCGTTCACGAGATCGCGCCCCGCGCGGAGATCGTGGATCGCGCCCGCGCCTGGATCGTCAAGGGCGGCAAGGCGCAGGCGCCCTGGGACGCCAAGGATTTCAAGAATCCCTCCGGCAAGGTGTTCTCGCCCGCCGGCATGATGGTGTGGCCGGCGGCCAACGCCATCTATCGCCGCGAGACCTATGACAATTATCCTGCGGCGAAGGCCATTCTGCATTCGGTCTATGAAGGGCTGCAATTGCCGATGGATCAGGCGCTGACCGTCGAGTCGCGCTGGTTCGCGCATATTCTGCGCTCGAAGGAGGCGGCGGCCATGATCCGCTCGCTCTTCCTCTCCAAGAACGAACTCGAAAAGGGCGCGCATCGCCCCGCCGACGTTCCGCCGACGACGCTGAAGAAGATCGGCGTCCTTGGCGCCGGCTTCATGGGCGCGGGCGTTTCTTATGTGAGCGCGCTCAATGGAATCGACGTCGTGCTGCTCGACCGCGATCAGGAAAGCGCCGACAGGGGCAAGGCGACCATCGACGCGCTGATTTCCGCCTCCGTCGCGAAGGGCCGCGCCACGCCTGCCGACAAGGAGGCGCTGCTGGCGCGCGTGACGGCGACCGCGGATTACGCCGCGCTTGCGGGCTGCGATCTCGTGCTCGAAGCGGTGTTCGAAGATCGAACGGTGAAGGCGGAAGCCACGGCGCGGGCGCAGGCGGTCGTCGGCGCGGATGTGATCTTCGCCTCCAACACCTCGACGCTGCCGATCACCTCGCTTGCCGAGACCTCGATGAAGCCGGAGAATTTCATCGGCATCCACTTCTTCTCGCCGGTCGAGAAGATGCTGCTCGTCGAAGTCATCATGGGCGAAAAGACCGGCGACCGCGCGCTGGCGACCGCGCTGGATTTCATCCGGATCATCAAGAAGACGCCGATCGTCGTCAACGACACGCGCGGCTTCTACGCCAATCGCTGCGTGCTGAATTACGTGCGCGAAGGGCAGATCATGCTGACCGAGGGCGTGCCGCCGGCGATGATCGAGAATGTCGCGCGCATGGCCGGTATGCCGGTCGGGCCGCTGTCGCTCAACGACGAAGTCGCGCTGGATCTCGGCTGGAAGATCCTCAACGCCGCCAAGAAGGATCTCGGCGACAAGGCCATCGATCCGCGTCAGGAGCGCGTGCTGCGCTTCATGGTGGAGGAGAACGGGCGCTTCGGCCGCAAGAACGGCAAGGGCTTCTACGATTACCACGCCGACCGCAGCAAGAGCCTGTGGCCGGGCCTCGCCGCGCTGGCGGAAGCGACGCTCGATCCCGACACGATCGACGTCACCGAGCTGAAGCAGCGCTTCCTTGTCGTGCAGGCGGTGGAGGCGGCCCGCACCATGGCGGAGGGCGTCGTCACCGATCCGCGCGAGGCGGATGTGGGCTCGATCCTGGGCTTCGGCTTCGCGCCCTTCACCGGCGGCACGATCAGCTTCATCGACGGCATGGGCGCGAAGGCCTTCGTGGCGCTGTGCGACGCGCTCGCCGCGAAATACGGCCCGCGCTTCGATCCGCCGCAACTGCTGCGCGACATGGCCGCGAAGGGTGAAACCTTCTACGGCCGCTTCCTGCCGCAGAAGAAGGCGGCCTGA
- a CDS encoding SEL1-like repeat protein: MTKAFSRRYRDLDAEARRAARAEARRSGKRLGAWLDEAGDEPYDDEDEDFGEDVEAVARRLARPGGPSESRRRREDENQPRRWRDDVKNYGRRGGRSEPDDPPRRRRDDGVRDARDDADEQPRRWRDDAQQQRRRREDREPDQPRRWLDEEDAPHRRRDVRAVMDDDERVPHRRRELRADIDDDDRAPRRMRAARREIEELIDPQEIVADTAEIVGRRIAKSERHTARALDNLAELVEDGARSRETAEEGLAFLARRLGRIESRLAEQSAASDSVKPIRTALARLETRLERLSGPERVLHVEEALSGLDRRLSDIARRLDTPPPRERPVAPPPAALHAPEPAFTPAPAAVQAPAHTPAPAPAHAAAPVHAPAPVQPPAPAPAAAPVRPEPPRRAEAFARRPLEESIAEITRRQRALEAAEAPAPATTRPPAPQPAAALPTAAPPMRMEASDFAPPPRQFADVQSRLEAISRQIDTARRDAAERADHHLVVMRQIEALRRDLTEMSGAIVELAPRASIGAIETALRELSRRIDTQRGQGVAAELLAPAERIAAELRNAIKELDPSPLVRNLHADVQTIGRRLDALQQPGAVDPVAIDLLVSQTRDIRTQLAGLTARPLPLEKIEARLVDLNQRVELLARAGGGAAKAAVALDMGEVARSIRAIVAEETSSSFDTFSGRLETLAARLDAVVSDAGGAQRFDELGRRIDDLGHKLATRIAAAAATQAPRPNSAALEALVAGLARKLDTALEQKPQAPVIEEIGRKLDALETRLPDANAIDSIARIEAALASRTAEQDFADLAQRIDDVRETLAQKLDRNDTMQRPDVGAVERLVRGLDHKVDTALATGASARDIAPILSQLEQLTRKVDLLDDPVGNPRLGALLGAPAAHPKLDEIATRLDHMQVSLAHRAEEGARVEARQAELTDLVEQLAAGISQAAESRGDIEAIRALERQIGALSQRLDRNDHNGAALAAVEAKIGALVAHIEESRTATTLAAEEAVRRATQEMLREASPDADALRAAIERELADIRNIQDENGQRTHETLLAVHETLERVVDRLAIFEDELSELRATPPVTTPVAPPVTPPKPMAAERTPEPAIERRPPRLPAEALAESIDLLGPAQSPRRATIVEAPPERGAEPVQMDFIAAARRAAQQAARDAQAAERAHLARRAAATVAQDGEEASTGKAAGLIAAIQERKRPLLLGLGAMVLMVGAYQVARIGIDGADSWRQEQKQEHQHAEIAPGDGVEPTAPAEKTDRPAPKQSIAPPEAETGKPARPQAAAPTPAPTPAPRMILPQGGNQPVDKTPVGSIGTGGLNPLPPPQQDAAIHTLAEQGNPAAQFELAVRLAEGRGVPRDPKLAAQWFEKAAAQGLAPAQYRLGSLYEKGVGVERDQARARKLYLSAAEAGNARAMHNLAVMLAEVGLDGKPDYAAASEWFRRGGEAGVRDSQYNLAILYARGLGVKQSLVQSYVWFAAAAAQGDADADKKREEVGARLDSKELAAAKAAAAAFRVKEAPKQANEVAPPFGGWENVRLPASAPKPGPKPKVSTL; the protein is encoded by the coding sequence ATGACCAAGGCATTTTCCCGCAGATACCGCGACCTCGACGCAGAGGCGCGCAGAGCCGCGCGCGCAGAGGCGCGCCGGTCGGGAAAACGCCTCGGCGCCTGGCTCGACGAGGCCGGAGACGAGCCGTACGATGACGAAGACGAGGATTTTGGCGAGGACGTCGAGGCGGTCGCCCGCCGTCTGGCGCGCCCGGGCGGCCCCTCCGAGTCGCGCCGCCGTCGGGAAGACGAGAATCAGCCGCGCCGCTGGCGTGACGACGTGAAAAATTACGGGCGTCGCGGCGGCCGGAGCGAGCCCGACGACCCGCCGCGACGCCGGCGGGACGACGGTGTCCGGGACGCCCGCGATGACGCCGACGAACAGCCGCGTCGCTGGCGTGACGACGCCCAGCAGCAGCGCCGCCGCCGGGAGGATCGCGAGCCGGATCAGCCGCGCCGCTGGCTCGACGAGGAGGACGCCCCGCATCGCCGGCGCGACGTCCGCGCTGTCATGGATGACGATGAACGTGTCCCGCATCGCCGGCGCGAACTGCGCGCCGATATCGATGACGACGACCGCGCCCCGCGCCGCATGCGCGCCGCCCGGCGCGAGATCGAGGAGCTGATCGATCCGCAGGAGATCGTCGCCGACACGGCCGAAATCGTCGGGCGTCGCATCGCGAAGAGCGAGCGTCATACCGCCCGCGCGCTCGACAATCTCGCCGAACTCGTCGAAGACGGCGCGCGCAGCCGCGAAACAGCCGAAGAAGGGCTCGCTTTCCTGGCGCGGCGTCTCGGTCGCATCGAATCCCGCCTTGCGGAGCAGTCCGCTGCGAGCGACAGCGTCAAGCCGATCCGCACGGCGCTGGCGCGGCTCGAGACCCGGCTCGAGCGGCTCTCGGGGCCGGAGCGCGTCCTGCATGTGGAAGAAGCCCTCAGCGGGCTCGACCGGCGCCTGAGCGACATTGCGCGCCGACTGGATACGCCCCCGCCGCGCGAGCGCCCGGTCGCGCCGCCGCCCGCCGCGCTCCACGCGCCCGAACCAGCGTTTACGCCGGCTCCAGCCGCTGTCCAGGCCCCGGCCCACACACCTGCGCCTGCGCCTGCCCATGCGGCTGCGCCTGTTCACGCGCCGGCGCCTGTCCAGCCGCCTGCGCCCGCGCCGGCGGCCGCGCCAGTTCGACCGGAGCCGCCGCGCCGCGCCGAGGCCTTCGCCCGCCGGCCGCTCGAGGAATCCATCGCGGAGATCACCCGTCGTCAGCGCGCGCTCGAGGCCGCCGAGGCCCCTGCGCCGGCGACGACGCGCCCGCCGGCGCCGCAGCCGGCGGCGGCCCTGCCAACCGCGGCGCCGCCCATGCGCATGGAGGCGTCGGACTTCGCGCCGCCGCCCCGCCAATTTGCGGATGTCCAGTCACGGCTGGAGGCAATTTCGCGGCAGATCGATACGGCGCGCCGCGACGCGGCGGAGCGCGCGGACCATCATCTCGTGGTGATGCGCCAGATCGAAGCCCTGCGCCGCGATCTGACGGAAATGTCCGGCGCGATCGTCGAACTGGCGCCGCGCGCCTCCATCGGCGCCATCGAGACGGCGTTGCGCGAATTGTCGCGCCGGATCGACACGCAACGCGGACAGGGAGTCGCCGCCGAGCTGCTCGCGCCCGCTGAGCGGATCGCCGCCGAATTGCGCAACGCGATCAAGGAGCTCGATCCGAGTCCGCTGGTGCGCAACCTGCACGCCGACGTGCAAACCATCGGGCGCCGACTCGACGCGCTGCAGCAGCCGGGAGCCGTAGACCCGGTCGCGATCGACCTTCTCGTCAGCCAGACGCGCGATATTCGCACGCAACTCGCCGGCCTCACCGCGCGGCCCCTGCCCCTCGAAAAGATCGAGGCGCGGCTCGTCGATCTCAATCAGCGCGTCGAATTGCTGGCGCGCGCCGGCGGCGGCGCCGCCAAAGCGGCCGTCGCGCTGGACATGGGCGAAGTCGCGCGCTCGATCCGCGCCATTGTCGCGGAGGAGACAAGTTCGAGTTTCGACACCTTCAGCGGCCGTCTCGAAACGCTCGCGGCGCGCCTCGACGCGGTCGTGTCCGATGCGGGCGGCGCGCAGCGCTTCGACGAGCTCGGCAGGCGCATCGACGATCTGGGCCACAAGCTCGCCACGCGCATCGCCGCCGCCGCCGCGACGCAGGCCCCGCGGCCGAACAGCGCCGCGCTGGAAGCGCTCGTCGCGGGCCTCGCCAGAAAACTCGACACCGCCCTCGAGCAAAAGCCGCAGGCGCCGGTGATCGAAGAGATCGGCAGAAAGCTCGACGCGCTCGAAACGCGCCTGCCGGACGCCAACGCCATCGATTCCATCGCGCGCATCGAGGCGGCGCTCGCCAGCCGCACGGCCGAGCAGGATTTCGCCGATCTCGCACAGCGCATCGACGACGTGCGCGAGACGCTCGCGCAAAAGCTCGACCGCAACGACACCATGCAGCGGCCCGATGTCGGCGCCGTCGAGCGGCTCGTGCGCGGCCTCGATCACAAGGTCGACACGGCGCTGGCCACTGGCGCGAGCGCGCGCGACATCGCCCCGATCCTCAGCCAGCTCGAACAATTGACGCGCAAGGTCGACCTGCTCGACGATCCCGTCGGCAATCCGAGACTGGGCGCGCTGCTGGGGGCGCCGGCGGCGCATCCCAAGCTCGACGAGATCGCGACGCGCCTCGATCACATGCAGGTGTCGCTCGCCCATCGCGCCGAGGAAGGCGCCCGCGTCGAGGCGCGGCAGGCCGAACTGACCGATCTCGTCGAGCAGCTTGCCGCCGGCATCAGTCAGGCGGCCGAATCGCGCGGCGACATCGAGGCGATCAGAGCGCTCGAACGACAGATTGGCGCCCTGTCGCAACGACTCGACCGTAATGACCACAACGGCGCCGCGCTCGCCGCCGTCGAGGCGAAGATCGGCGCCCTTGTCGCGCATATCGAGGAAAGCCGGACCGCGACCACGCTCGCTGCGGAAGAAGCGGTCCGCCGCGCCACGCAGGAGATGCTGCGCGAAGCGAGCCCCGACGCGGACGCGCTGCGTGCGGCCATTGAGCGCGAGCTCGCCGATATTCGCAATATTCAGGATGAAAACGGCCAGCGCACCCATGAGACGCTGCTCGCCGTGCATGAAACGCTGGAACGGGTGGTCGACCGTCTGGCGATCTTCGAGGACGAGCTGAGCGAGCTTCGCGCGACGCCCCCGGTGACGACCCCAGTGGCGCCGCCCGTGACGCCGCCGAAACCGATGGCCGCCGAGCGCACGCCGGAGCCCGCCATCGAACGCCGGCCGCCGCGCCTGCCGGCCGAGGCGCTCGCCGAGTCCATCGACCTGCTGGGGCCGGCGCAATCGCCGCGCCGGGCGACGATCGTGGAAGCGCCGCCCGAGCGCGGCGCCGAGCCGGTGCAGATGGATTTCATCGCCGCCGCGCGCCGCGCCGCGCAGCAGGCCGCGCGCGACGCCCAGGCGGCGGAAAGAGCGCATCTGGCGCGCCGCGCCGCCGCGACCGTCGCCCAGGATGGCGAGGAGGCGTCGACCGGCAAGGCCGCCGGCCTCATCGCCGCGATCCAGGAACGCAAGCGGCCCCTGCTGCTCGGCCTCGGCGCGATGGTGCTGATGGTCGGCGCTTACCAAGTCGCGCGCATTGGCATCGATGGCGCGGATAGTTGGCGCCAGGAACAGAAGCAGGAGCATCAGCACGCTGAAATCGCGCCGGGCGACGGCGTCGAACCGACAGCGCCCGCCGAAAAGACCGACAGACCGGCGCCGAAACAGTCAATCGCGCCCCCGGAAGCGGAGACCGGCAAGCCGGCTCGGCCGCAGGCCGCCGCGCCCACGCCGGCCCCGACGCCTGCGCCGCGCATGATCCTGCCCCAGGGCGGCAATCAGCCCGTTGACAAGACGCCGGTCGGCTCCATCGGGACGGGCGGGCTCAATCCGCTGCCGCCGCCGCAGCAGGACGCGGCCATCCACACGCTGGCGGAGCAGGGCAATCCCGCCGCGCAGTTCGAACTGGCGGTTCGCCTCGCCGAAGGCCGGGGCGTTCCCCGCGATCCGAAGCTTGCCGCGCAATGGTTCGAAAAAGCGGCGGCGCAGGGTCTCGCGCCGGCGCAATACCGGCTCGGCTCGCTTTATGAAAAGGGCGTCGGCGTCGAACGCGACCAGGCCCGGGCGCGCAAGCTGTATCTGTCGGCGGCCGAGGCCGGGAACGCCCGCGCCATGCATAATCTCGCCGTGATGCTGGCGGAGGTCGGGCTCGACGGCAAGCCCGACTATGCGGCGGCCTCGGAATGGTTCCGCCGCGGGGGTGAGGCCGGCGTGCGCGACAGCCAATATAATCTCGCGATCCTTTACGCCCGCGGGCTTGGCGTCAAACAGAGCCTTGTCCAATCCTATGTCTGGTTCGCCGCCGCCGCCGCCCAGGGCGACGCCGACGCCGACAAGAAGCGGGAAGAAGTGGGCGCCCGGCTCGACTCGAAAGAGCTCGCCGCGGCCAAGGCCGCCGCCGCCGCCTTCCGGGTCAAAGAAGCGCCAAAACAGGCCAATGAGGTCGCGCCGCCGTTCGGCGGCTGGGAGAATGTGCGTCTCCCCGCATCTGCGCCAAAGCCGGGGCCGAAGCCGAAGGTTTCCACGCTTTGA
- a CDS encoding acetyl-CoA C-acetyltransferase produces MPEAFIYDAVRTPRGRGKPDGSLHEVSSLGLANTALTAIRERNNLAGPEVDDVILGCVDPVGEAGGDIARASAIASGFSYKVPGVQINRFCASGLDSVNFAAAEIMSGQHDLAIGGGVESMSRIGIGASGGAWPVDPTIAIPSYFMPQGVSADLIATKYGFSRDDVDAYAVESQKRAATAWADGRFAKSVVPVTDVNGITLLDRDEHMRPDTNMQALASLKPSFAFFAEQGGFDAVAIQAYPAIEKLTYVHHAGNSSGIVDGAAAVLVGSKEAGEKFGLKPRARIRAFANIGSEPAIMLTGPVDVTAKVLARSGMTLNDIDIFEVNEAFAAVVLRYVQAFGLDPAKVNVNGGAIAMGHPLGATGAMLLGTALDELERSGKSTALVTLCIGAGMGTATIIERV; encoded by the coding sequence ATGCCCGAAGCCTTTATTTACGACGCCGTCCGGACGCCGCGCGGGCGCGGCAAGCCGGATGGTTCGCTGCATGAGGTGTCCTCTCTCGGCCTCGCCAATACGGCGCTGACGGCGATCAGGGAGCGTAACAATCTTGCGGGGCCGGAAGTCGACGACGTCATTCTCGGCTGCGTCGATCCGGTTGGCGAGGCCGGCGGCGACATTGCGCGCGCTTCCGCCATCGCCTCGGGCTTTTCGTACAAGGTGCCCGGCGTGCAGATCAACCGCTTCTGCGCCTCGGGGCTCGACTCGGTGAATTTCGCGGCCGCGGAGATCATGTCGGGGCAGCATGACCTCGCCATTGGCGGCGGCGTGGAATCCATGAGCCGAATCGGCATCGGCGCCTCGGGCGGCGCCTGGCCCGTGGACCCGACGATCGCCATTCCCTCCTATTTCATGCCGCAGGGCGTCTCGGCCGATCTCATCGCGACGAAATATGGTTTTTCACGCGACGACGTCGACGCCTATGCGGTCGAATCGCAAAAGCGTGCGGCGACGGCCTGGGCGGACGGACGCTTTGCGAAGTCCGTCGTACCGGTCACGGACGTGAACGGGATCACGCTGCTCGACCGCGACGAGCACATGCGCCCCGACACCAACATGCAGGCGCTGGCGAGCCTGAAGCCCTCCTTTGCTTTCTTCGCGGAGCAGGGCGGTTTCGACGCCGTGGCCATCCAGGCCTATCCGGCGATCGAGAAACTCACCTATGTGCATCACGCCGGCAATTCCTCCGGCATCGTCGACGGCGCCGCGGCGGTGCTCGTCGGCTCGAAGGAGGCCGGCGAGAAATTCGGCCTGAAGCCGCGCGCCCGCATCCGCGCTTTCGCCAATATCGGGTCCGAGCCGGCGATCATGCTGACCGGTCCCGTCGATGTGACGGCGAAGGTGCTGGCGCGTTCCGGCATGACGCTCAACGACATCGACATCTTCGAGGTCAACGAAGCCTTCGCGGCGGTGGTCTTGCGTTATGTGCAGGCCTTCGGTCTCGACCCGGCGAAAGTCAATGTGAATGGCGGCGCCATCGCCATGGGCCATCCGCTCGGCGCGACGGGCGCGATGCTTCTCGGCACGGCGCTCGACGAGCTAGAGCGTTCGGGCAAATCGACGGCGCTCGTCACGCTCTGCATCGGCGCCGGCATGGGCACGGCGACGATTATCGAACGGGTGTAA
- a CDS encoding acyl-CoA dehydrogenase C-terminal domain-containing protein, protein MPSYRAPVDDTLFLLNDVLQYQRFSGLKGFADVTPDVIAQILAEAGKLCEEVLAPLNQSGDANGCRRDADGAVRTPAGFREAFAAYAGGGWIGLPVPEEYGGQGLPFTLSTPMSEYASAANMAFAMYPGLTQGALAALLTHGSDEQKRLYAPKMAEGRWTGTMNLTEPQCGTDLGLLTTKAVPRADGGYSITGQKIFISAGEHDLAENIIHLVLARIEGAPAGVKGISLFIVPKVLVNADGSLGQRNGVSCGSIEEKMGIHGNATCVMNYDGAQGFLIGEPNRGLNAMFVMMNEARLGVAIQGLAQSEVAYQNALAYAKERLQGRALTGPKDPDKKADPILVHPDVRRMLMEIKAFNEAARGLTLAAALDSDVVHRSPDAAARQAAEDRLGLMTPVLKGVLTDLGFDNAVKAQQVFGGHGYIREWGMEQFVRDARIAMIYEGANGIQALDLVGRKLPRDGGRAIMAFFKDAGELLQSHGDKEAMKPFVAPTQAALGDLQKASMWLMQNAMAKPDNAGAASYDYMHLLGRVALALMWVKIAAAAIEKKAREPEQAARMDAKLVTARFYMERMLPETGLRLARIVTGADTMMSLPADMF, encoded by the coding sequence ATGCCGAGCTACCGCGCGCCCGTCGACGACACGCTTTTCCTGCTCAACGACGTCTTGCAATATCAGCGGTTCAGCGGGCTGAAAGGCTTCGCGGACGTCACGCCGGACGTGATCGCGCAGATTCTTGCCGAAGCCGGCAAGCTCTGCGAGGAGGTTCTGGCGCCGCTCAACCAGTCGGGCGACGCCAATGGCTGCCGGCGCGACGCCGACGGCGCCGTCAGGACGCCCGCGGGCTTCAGGGAGGCGTTCGCGGCCTATGCCGGCGGCGGCTGGATCGGCCTGCCCGTGCCGGAGGAATATGGCGGGCAGGGCCTGCCCTTCACGCTCTCCACGCCGATGAGCGAATACGCCTCCGCCGCCAACATGGCCTTCGCCATGTATCCCGGGCTCACCCAGGGCGCGCTGGCCGCGCTGCTGACCCATGGCTCTGACGAGCAGAAGCGCCTTTACGCGCCGAAGATGGCGGAAGGCCGCTGGACCGGCACGATGAATCTCACGGAGCCGCAATGCGGCACCGACCTCGGTCTCCTGACGACGAAGGCGGTTCCGCGCGCGGACGGCGGCTATTCGATCACCGGCCAGAAAATCTTCATTTCCGCCGGCGAGCATGACCTTGCCGAGAACATCATCCATCTCGTGCTCGCCCGCATCGAGGGCGCGCCCGCGGGGGTGAAGGGCATTTCGCTCTTCATCGTGCCGAAGGTTCTCGTGAACGCGGACGGCTCGCTCGGGCAACGCAACGGCGTCTCCTGCGGCTCCATCGAAGAGAAGATGGGCATTCACGGCAACGCCACCTGCGTGATGAATTACGATGGCGCCCAGGGCTTCCTCATCGGCGAGCCCAATCGCGGACTCAACGCCATGTTCGTGATGATGAATGAGGCGCGGCTCGGCGTCGCCATCCAGGGGCTCGCGCAATCCGAGGTCGCCTATCAGAACGCGCTGGCCTATGCGAAAGAGCGGCTTCAGGGTCGCGCGCTGACCGGACCGAAAGACCCCGACAAGAAAGCCGATCCGATCCTCGTGCATCCGGACGTGCGCCGCATGCTGATGGAGATCAAGGCCTTCAACGAAGCCGCGCGCGGGCTGACCCTCGCCGCGGCGCTCGACAGCGACGTGGTCCATCGGTCGCCGGACGCGGCGGCGCGTCAGGCGGCGGAGGATCGGCTCGGGCTGATGACGCCGGTGCTCAAGGGCGTGCTCACCGACCTCGGCTTCGACAACGCCGTGAAGGCGCAGCAGGTCTTCGGCGGTCATGGCTACATCCGCGAATGGGGCATGGAGCAGTTCGTGCGCGACGCGCGAATCGCCATGATCTACGAAGGCGCCAATGGCATTCAGGCGCTCGATCTCGTCGGCCGCAAGCTGCCGCGCGACGGCGGCCGCGCCATCATGGCCTTCTTCAAGGACGCCGGCGAGCTTCTCCAGTCGCATGGCGACAAGGAGGCGATGAAGCCCTTCGTCGCGCCGACGCAGGCGGCGCTGGGCGATCTTCAGAAGGCCAGCATGTGGCTCATGCAGAACGCCATGGCGAAGCCCGACAACGCCGGCGCGGCGTCTTATGATTACATGCATCTGCTCGGCCGCGTCGCGTTGGCGCTGATGTGGGTGAAGATCGCCGCCGCCGCGATCGAGAAAAAGGCGCGCGAACCGGAGCAGGCGGCGCGCATGGACGCGAAGCTTGTCACGGCCCGCTTCTATATGGAGCGCATGTTGCCGGAGACGGGCCTGCGCCTCGCCCGTATCGTGACCGGCGCCGACACGATGATGTCGCTTCCGGCGGACATGTTTTAA